The following proteins are co-located in the Streptomyces bottropensis ATCC 25435 genome:
- the pspAA gene encoding PspA-associated protein PspAA: MIVRIMGEGQVRLDDAHLAELNKLDDVLLAEMEVGDGQGFRHTLHALLDKVRELGAPLPDDSLEPSELILPAPDATLEEVREMLSDDGLIPG, encoded by the coding sequence ATGATCGTACGGATCATGGGGGAGGGGCAGGTGAGGCTGGACGACGCCCACCTCGCCGAGCTGAACAAACTGGACGACGTCCTCCTCGCGGAGATGGAGGTCGGCGACGGCCAGGGCTTCCGCCACACCCTCCACGCCCTCCTGGACAAGGTCCGCGAACTGGGCGCCCCTCTCCCCGACGACTCCCTGGAGCCCTCGGAGCTGATCCTCCCGGCCCCGGACGCGACGTTGGAGGAGGTCCGGGAGATGCTCAGCGACGACGGTCTGATCCCGGGGTGA
- a CDS encoding PspA/IM30 family protein: MSGVMKRMGMIFRAKANKALDRAEDPRETLDYSYQKQLELLQKVRRGVADVATSRKRLELQLNQLQSQSSKLEDQGRKALALGREDLAREALSRRAALQQQVTDLETQHSTLQGEEEKLTLAAQRLQAKVDAFRTKKETIKATYTAAQAQTRIGEAFSGISEEMGDVGLAIQRAEDKTAQLQARAGAIDELLASGALDDPSGMHKDDIQAELDRLSGGTDVELELQRMKAELAGGPSAQQQAIEGGTGQSAPQQQSQRQDTPRFEK; the protein is encoded by the coding sequence ATGAGCGGTGTCATGAAGCGTATGGGGATGATCTTCCGCGCGAAGGCGAACAAGGCCCTTGACCGGGCCGAGGACCCGCGCGAAACCCTCGATTACTCGTACCAGAAGCAGCTGGAGCTGCTCCAGAAGGTGCGCCGTGGCGTGGCCGACGTGGCCACGTCCCGCAAGCGTCTGGAGCTCCAGCTCAACCAGCTCCAGTCCCAGTCCTCGAAACTGGAGGACCAGGGCCGCAAGGCGCTCGCGCTGGGCCGCGAGGACCTGGCCCGCGAGGCGCTCTCGCGCCGTGCCGCGCTCCAGCAGCAGGTGACGGACCTGGAGACCCAGCACTCCACGCTCCAGGGCGAGGAGGAGAAGCTCACCCTCGCCGCGCAGCGCCTGCAGGCCAAGGTCGACGCCTTCCGGACGAAGAAGGAGACGATCAAGGCCACGTACACCGCTGCCCAGGCCCAGACCCGGATCGGTGAGGCGTTCTCCGGCATCTCCGAGGAGATGGGCGACGTCGGTCTCGCCATACAGCGCGCCGAGGACAAGACGGCGCAGCTCCAGGCCCGCGCCGGCGCCATCGACGAGCTGCTCGCCTCCGGTGCCCTCGACGACCCGTCCGGCATGCACAAGGACGACATCCAGGCCGAGCTGGACCGCCTCTCCGGCGGTACGGACGTCGAGCTGGAGCTCCAGCGCATGAAGGCGGAGCTGGCGGGAGGCCCGTCCGCCCAGCAGCAGGCCATCGAGGGCGGCACGGGCCAGTCGGCCCCGCAGCAGCAGTCCCAGCGGCAGGACACTCCGCGTTTCGAGAAGTAG
- a CDS encoding response regulator → MTIRVLLADDQALLRSAFRVLVDSEPDMEVVGEASDGAEAVRLAKLERADVVLMDIRMPGTDGLAATRLISADPALTQVRVVILTTFEVDDYVVQSLRAGASGFLGKGAEPEELLNAIRLAAGGEALLSPTATKGLIARFLAQPDDSADGDAGAAARSERLATLTGREREVLVQVAGGLSNDEIAKRLEVSPLTVKTHVNRGMAKLGARDRAQLVVFAYESGLVRPRVD, encoded by the coding sequence ATGACGATCCGTGTCCTGCTCGCCGACGACCAGGCCCTGCTGCGCAGTGCCTTCCGGGTGCTCGTCGACTCGGAGCCGGACATGGAGGTCGTGGGGGAGGCGTCGGACGGGGCGGAGGCCGTGCGGCTGGCGAAGCTGGAGCGGGCGGACGTCGTGCTGATGGACATCCGGATGCCGGGCACGGACGGGCTGGCCGCCACCCGTCTGATCAGCGCCGATCCGGCGCTCACCCAGGTCCGCGTCGTCATCCTCACCACCTTCGAGGTCGACGACTACGTCGTGCAGTCACTGCGCGCCGGCGCCTCCGGCTTCCTCGGCAAGGGCGCCGAACCGGAGGAACTGCTGAACGCGATCCGCCTCGCCGCCGGCGGCGAGGCCCTGCTGTCACCCACCGCCACCAAGGGCCTGATCGCCCGTTTCCTCGCCCAGCCGGACGACTCGGCCGACGGCGACGCAGGTGCCGCCGCCCGCTCGGAGCGCCTCGCCACCCTGACCGGTCGCGAGCGGGAGGTGCTCGTCCAGGTCGCGGGCGGCCTCTCCAACGACGAGATCGCCAAGCGGCTGGAGGTCAGCCCGCTGACCGTGAAGACGCACGTCAACCGGGGCATGGCCAAGCTCGGCGCCCGCGACCGGGCCCAACTGGTGGTCTTCGCGTACGAGTCGGGCCTGGTACGCCCAAGGGTGGACTGA
- a CDS encoding class I SAM-dependent methyltransferase, with protein MVSRQVDEQIAGRFPVGQRLRVLDVGMGQGTQALRLARAGHAVTGIEREAKLIAVAREALAAEPEGIRGRVRIVEGDGRDTGVHFLPGSFDVVLCHGVLMYVEEPDALLAGLARMLAPGGLLSLLVRNGDALAMRAGLAGDWAGALAAFDTTAYRNRLGLDVRADRLATLTDALAGIGAPLHAWYGVRVFTDLAADDAVVPDGQGNLEALLAAEERAGRTDPYRQVAALLHLCGVRG; from the coding sequence CTGGTCTCCCGGCAGGTCGACGAGCAGATAGCCGGACGTTTCCCGGTCGGCCAGCGGCTGCGGGTCCTGGACGTGGGCATGGGGCAGGGCACGCAGGCGCTGCGGCTGGCCCGTGCCGGGCACGCGGTGACCGGGATCGAACGGGAGGCGAAGCTGATCGCCGTCGCCCGGGAGGCGCTCGCCGCGGAGCCCGAGGGCATCCGGGGGCGGGTGCGGATCGTGGAGGGCGACGGCCGGGACACGGGCGTGCACTTCCTGCCGGGCAGTTTCGACGTGGTGCTCTGTCACGGCGTCCTGATGTATGTCGAGGAGCCGGACGCGCTGCTGGCGGGGCTGGCGCGGATGCTGGCGCCCGGGGGACTGCTGTCCCTGCTCGTGCGCAACGGCGACGCGCTCGCGATGCGGGCGGGGCTGGCCGGGGACTGGGCCGGGGCGCTGGCCGCCTTCGACACCACCGCGTACCGCAATCGGCTCGGGCTGGATGTGCGGGCGGACCGACTGGCGACGCTGACGGACGCGCTGGCGGGGATCGGGGCGCCGTTGCACGCGTGGTACGGGGTGCGGGTGTTCACGGATCTCGCCGCGGACGACGCGGTGGTGCCCGACGGGCAGGGGAACCTGGAGGCGCTGCTCGCGGCGGAGGAACGGGCGGGGCGGACGGATCCCTATCGGCAGGTGGCGGCGTTGCTGCACCTGTGTGGAGTGCGGGGCTGA
- a CDS encoding sensor histidine kinase, whose translation MTAHPTALDAALAVGVLAAMVAGAFVDPHAEHGAKWGARTPSALSFALMVPAAAVLIARRRAPLAVLAATCALTLAELATGDPRAPVAMSAVIALYTVASTTDRPTTWRVGLLTMTVLTGTAMLAGPLPWYDQENIGIFAWTGMAAAAGDAVRSRRDFVHAIRERAERAERTREEEARRRVAEERLRIARDLHDVVAHHIALVNVQAGVAAHVMDKRPDQAKEALAHVREASRSALGELRATVGLLRQSGDPEAPTEPAPGLVRLDELVGTFRSAGLAVEVVRADEGVTLPAAVDLAAYRVIQEALTNVHKHAGETAKAEVSVVRVGPNVEITVLDDGAGQTKKDAEGEAADGGGHGLLGMRERATALGGTLTTGPRYGGGFRVHAILPLTTRTTAVQAARP comes from the coding sequence CTGACGGCGCACCCCACCGCCCTGGACGCGGCCCTCGCCGTCGGTGTCCTCGCCGCGATGGTGGCGGGCGCCTTCGTCGACCCCCACGCCGAGCACGGCGCCAAGTGGGGCGCCCGTACCCCCTCCGCCCTGAGCTTCGCGCTCATGGTGCCGGCCGCCGCCGTCCTGATCGCCCGCCGCCGCGCCCCCCTGGCCGTGCTGGCCGCCACCTGCGCCCTCACCCTCGCCGAACTGGCGACCGGCGACCCGCGCGCCCCCGTCGCGATGTCCGCCGTCATCGCCCTGTACACCGTCGCCTCCACCACCGACCGCCCCACCACCTGGCGCGTGGGCCTGCTGACGATGACCGTGCTGACGGGCACGGCCATGCTCGCCGGCCCGCTGCCCTGGTACGACCAGGAGAACATCGGCATCTTCGCCTGGACCGGCATGGCCGCCGCGGCCGGCGACGCGGTGCGCAGCCGCCGCGACTTCGTGCACGCCATCCGGGAACGCGCCGAGCGGGCCGAGCGCACCCGCGAGGAGGAGGCCCGCCGCCGGGTCGCCGAGGAGCGCCTGCGGATCGCCCGCGACCTGCACGACGTCGTCGCCCACCACATCGCCCTGGTCAACGTGCAGGCCGGGGTCGCCGCGCACGTCATGGACAAGCGGCCCGACCAGGCCAAGGAGGCCCTCGCCCACGTCCGTGAGGCCAGCCGCTCCGCGCTCGGCGAACTGCGCGCCACGGTCGGTCTGCTCCGCCAGTCCGGCGACCCCGAGGCCCCCACCGAACCCGCCCCCGGCCTGGTGCGGCTCGACGAACTCGTCGGCACCTTCCGCAGCGCGGGCCTCGCGGTCGAGGTGGTCCGCGCCGACGAGGGCGTGACCCTCCCGGCCGCCGTCGACCTCGCCGCGTACCGCGTCATCCAGGAAGCCCTCACCAATGTGCACAAGCACGCGGGCGAGACGGCGAAGGCCGAGGTCAGCGTCGTACGCGTCGGCCCGAACGTGGAGATCACCGTCCTCGACGACGGCGCCGGGCAGACGAAGAAGGACGCCGAGGGCGAGGCGGCCGACGGCGGCGGCCACGGGCTCCTCGGCATGCGTGAACGGGCCACCGCGCTGGGCGGCACCCTCACCACCGGTCCCCGCTACGGCGGCGGCTTCCGCGTCCATGCGATCCTGCCGCTCACGACCCGCACGACCGCCGTGCAGGCGGCACGACCGTGA
- a CDS encoding efflux RND transporter permease subunit, translating into MSWLSRFSLAQRALVGLMSIIALVFGAIAIPQLKQQLLPTIELPMVSVLAPYQGASPDVVEKQVVEPIEDSLEAVDGITGVTSTASEGNALIMASFDYGPGTDQLVADVQQAVNRVRAQLPDDVDPQVIAGSTDDMPTVVLAVASDQDQQALADQLDRTVVPTLEDIDGVGQVTVDGVRDLQVTVTPDEAKLAKAGLSTMALSQALQAGGVTVPAGSFDEDGANRTVQVGGGYTSLEQIENLMVRGQGAKKPVRLADVAAVKEEQARADSITRTNGEPSLAVMVTMDRGGSAVAISEAVEDKLADMRRDLGSGATVTVVSDQGPAVSKSIDGLTTEGALGLVFAVLVILVFLASIRSTLVTAVSIPLSVVLALIVLWTRDLSLNMLTLGALTIAIGRVVDDSIVVLENIKRHLGYGEEREEAILKAVREVAGAVTSSTLTTVAVFLPIGLTGGMVGELFGSFSLTVTAALLASLVVSLTVVPVLSYWFLRPPKGTPEDAEEARRKAEEKEARSRLQRFYVPVLRFATRRRLTSVALAAVVLVGTFGMAPLLKTNFFDPGDQEVLSLKQELKPGTSLAATDEQTRKVEKLLAGTEGVKDYQVTIGSSGFLAAFGGGTDSNQASYSVMLDDSATAADVQDTIEKGLAGLSGVGTTTVAVGDAFGSQDLSVVVKAADAGVLRKAAEQVRDAVSTMDNVSDVTSDLAQSVPRISVRATDRAAAAGFDDQTLGAAVSQAVRGTTSGRAILDDTERDIVIKSAKPAETLKELRDLRLGAVKLRDIADVELVDGPVSMTRIDGQRAATITAKPKGDNTGAVSTDLTAKLDGLKLPEGATADIGGVSEDQDEAFASLGLAMLAAIAIVFMLLVATFRSLVQPLILLVSIPFAATGAIGLLIITGTPLGVPAMIGMLMLIGIVVTNAIVLIDLINQYRRQGYSTVEAVIEGGRHRLRPILMTALATIFALLPMALGITGEGGFIAQPLAVVVIGGLITSTLLTLLLVPTLYTMIEIRKERRAKKKALKRAGKASEPTKPESGSQAEKPEPAGV; encoded by the coding sequence ATGTCCTGGCTGTCTCGGTTCAGCCTCGCACAACGGGCCCTCGTCGGTCTGATGTCGATCATCGCGCTCGTCTTCGGGGCGATCGCGATACCCCAGCTCAAGCAGCAGCTGCTGCCCACCATCGAACTGCCCATGGTGTCCGTGCTCGCGCCCTACCAGGGCGCGTCCCCGGACGTGGTCGAGAAGCAGGTCGTCGAGCCCATCGAGGACAGCCTCGAAGCCGTCGACGGCATCACGGGTGTCACCTCCACCGCCAGTGAGGGCAACGCCCTGATCATGGCGTCCTTCGACTACGGTCCCGGCACCGACCAGCTCGTCGCCGACGTCCAGCAGGCCGTCAACCGGGTCCGGGCGCAGCTCCCCGACGACGTGGACCCGCAGGTGATCGCGGGATCGACGGACGACATGCCGACCGTCGTCCTCGCCGTGGCCTCCGACCAGGACCAGCAGGCCCTGGCCGACCAGCTCGACCGGACCGTGGTTCCCACGCTGGAGGACATCGACGGCGTCGGCCAGGTCACCGTCGACGGCGTACGGGACCTCCAGGTCACCGTCACCCCCGACGAGGCGAAGCTGGCGAAGGCCGGCCTGAGCACGATGGCCCTCAGCCAGGCCCTCCAGGCCGGCGGCGTCACCGTCCCCGCGGGCTCCTTCGACGAGGACGGCGCCAACCGCACCGTCCAGGTCGGCGGCGGCTACACCTCGCTGGAGCAGATCGAGAACCTGATGGTGCGCGGCCAGGGCGCCAAGAAGCCCGTACGTCTCGCCGACGTCGCCGCCGTCAAGGAGGAGCAGGCCAGGGCCGACTCGATCACCCGGACCAACGGCGAGCCGAGCCTCGCGGTCATGGTCACCATGGACCGGGGCGGCAGCGCGGTCGCCATCTCCGAGGCCGTCGAGGACAAGCTGGCGGACATGCGCCGGGACCTGGGCTCCGGAGCCACCGTGACCGTGGTCAGCGACCAGGGCCCGGCGGTGTCCAAGTCCATCGACGGACTGACCACCGAGGGTGCCCTCGGCCTGGTCTTCGCGGTCCTGGTCATCCTGGTCTTCCTGGCGTCGATCCGCTCGACCCTCGTCACCGCGGTGTCCATCCCGCTGTCGGTGGTCCTGGCGCTGATCGTCCTGTGGACCCGCGACCTGTCCCTCAACATGCTCACGCTCGGCGCGCTGACCATCGCCATCGGCCGGGTGGTCGACGACTCGATCGTCGTCCTGGAGAACATCAAGCGTCACCTCGGCTACGGCGAGGAGCGCGAGGAGGCCATCCTCAAGGCGGTCCGCGAGGTCGCCGGCGCGGTCACCTCCTCCACCCTGACGACCGTCGCGGTGTTCCTCCCGATCGGTCTCACCGGCGGGATGGTGGGCGAGCTGTTCGGCAGCTTCTCGCTGACCGTGACGGCGGCCCTGCTGGCCTCCCTCGTGGTCTCGCTGACCGTGGTCCCGGTGCTGTCGTACTGGTTCCTGCGCCCCCCGAAGGGCACGCCGGAGGACGCCGAGGAGGCCCGCCGGAAGGCCGAGGAGAAGGAGGCGAGGAGCCGCCTCCAGCGCTTCTACGTCCCCGTCCTGCGCTTCGCCACGCGCCGCCGGCTGACCAGTGTGGCCCTGGCGGCCGTCGTCCTGGTCGGCACGTTCGGCATGGCCCCGCTGCTGAAGACGAACTTCTTCGACCCGGGCGACCAGGAGGTCCTCAGCCTCAAGCAGGAGCTGAAGCCCGGCACCAGCCTCGCGGCGACCGACGAGCAGACCAGGAAGGTCGAGAAGCTGCTCGCCGGCACCGAGGGCGTCAAGGACTACCAGGTCACCATCGGCTCCTCCGGCTTCCTCGCCGCGTTCGGCGGTGGCACCGACTCCAACCAGGCCTCGTACAGCGTCATGCTGGACGACTCGGCCACGGCCGCGGACGTCCAGGACACGATCGAGAAGGGCCTCGCCGGGCTCTCCGGGGTCGGTACGACGACCGTCGCGGTCGGCGACGCCTTCGGCAGCCAGGACCTGAGCGTGGTCGTGAAGGCCGCCGACGCCGGCGTCCTGCGCAAGGCCGCCGAGCAGGTCCGTGACGCGGTCTCGACGATGGACAACGTCTCGGACGTCACCAGCGACCTCGCCCAGAGCGTGCCCCGGATCTCGGTCCGGGCCACCGACAGGGCGGCCGCGGCCGGCTTCGACGACCAGACCCTCGGCGCCGCCGTCTCCCAGGCCGTCCGCGGGACGACCAGCGGCCGGGCGATCCTCGACGACACCGAGCGGGACATCGTCATCAAGTCGGCGAAGCCCGCCGAGACCTTGAAGGAGCTGCGCGACCTGCGGCTCGGCGCGGTGAAGCTGCGCGACATCGCGGACGTCGAGCTGGTGGACGGCCCGGTCTCCATGACCCGGATCGACGGCCAGCGGGCCGCGACGATCACGGCGAAGCCCAAGGGCGACAACACCGGCGCGGTCAGCACCGACCTCACCGCCAAGCTGGACGGCCTGAAGCTGCCCGAGGGCGCCACCGCCGACATCGGCGGCGTCTCCGAGGACCAGGACGAGGCCTTCGCCTCCCTCGGCCTCGCGATGCTCGCGGCGATCGCGATCGTCTTCATGCTGCTGGTGGCGACCTTCCGGTCCCTGGTCCAGCCGCTGATCCTGCTGGTCTCGATCCCGTTCGCGGCCACCGGCGCCATCGGTCTGCTGATCATCACCGGCACGCCCTTGGGTGTCCCCGCGATGATCGGCATGCTGATGTTGATCGGCATCGTGGTGACGAACGCGATCGTGCTGATCGACCTGATCAACCAGTACCGCCGCCAGGGCTACAGCACGGTCGAGGCGGTCATCGAGGGCGGGCGTCACCGCCTCCGCCCGATCCTGATGACGGCACTGGCGACGATCTTCGCGCTGCTGCCCATGGCGCTCGGCATCACCGGCGAGGGCGGCTTCATCGCCCAGCCGCTGGCCGTGGTCGTCATCGGCGGCCTGATCACCTCGACGCTGCTGACGCTCCTGCTGGTCCCGACCCTCTACACGATGATCGAGATCCGCAAGGAGCGCCGGGCGAAGAAGAAGGCCCTGAAGCGGGCGGGCAAGGCGTCCGAGCCGACGAAGCCGGAGTCCGGCTCGCAGGCGGAGAAGCCGGAGCCCGCCGGGGTCTGA
- a CDS encoding DUF3043 domain-containing protein has translation MPRHPVPLGFVFRSRAKSEKESAADKAAVTDSPQTRHPQAPKGRPTPKRSVAQGQRRSVANTPTTRKEAAKRSRDERRSAMEKQRQALATGDERYLPARDKGPVRRFARDFVDSRFHIAEFFLPLAVLILVLSMVRVASLQNVALLLWLFVIVLIVVDSIALAFRLKKQLNERFPDANKKGAVAYALMRTLQMRRLRLPKPQVKRGERP, from the coding sequence ATGCCCCGGCACCCCGTACCCTTGGGTTTTGTGTTCCGTAGCCGCGCCAAGAGCGAGAAGGAATCGGCCGCCGACAAGGCGGCGGTGACCGACTCCCCGCAGACCCGTCACCCGCAGGCCCCCAAGGGGCGGCCCACTCCCAAGCGGAGTGTGGCCCAAGGCCAGCGTCGAAGCGTCGCCAATACGCCGACGACGCGCAAGGAGGCCGCCAAGCGCTCCCGCGACGAGCGCCGCTCCGCCATGGAGAAGCAGCGCCAGGCGCTGGCCACCGGCGACGAGCGCTATCTGCCCGCCCGGGACAAGGGTCCCGTGCGCAGGTTCGCCCGTGACTTCGTGGACTCGCGCTTCCACATCGCCGAGTTCTTCCTGCCACTGGCCGTGCTCATCCTCGTGCTGAGCATGGTGCGGGTGGCGTCGCTGCAGAACGTCGCGCTGCTGCTGTGGCTGTTCGTGATCGTGCTGATCGTGGTCGACTCGATCGCTCTCGCGTTCCGCCTGAAGAAGCAGCTGAACGAGCGCTTCCCCGACGCGAACAAGAAGGGCGCGGTGGCCTACGCCCTGATGCGCACGCTCCAGATGCGTCGCCTCCGGCTGCCGAAGCCGCAGGTCAAGCGCGGAGAGCGGCCCTGA
- a CDS encoding protein kinase domain-containing protein — translation MPLRSDDPGSVGGYKVVDRLGTGGMGVVYRARSRSGREVAVKVVHAQYAQDPVFRSRFRQEIEAVRKVSGAFTAAVVDADPDAERPWMATQYVPGRSLAQRIRDHGPLRHTELRPLALGLVEALREIHRAGVVHRDLKPANVLMADDGPRVIDFGISRAADNLSLTETGQMIGTPPFMSPEQLTDARTAGPASDVFSLGTLLVYALTGRGPFDADSPYLTAYQVMNDEPVLDGVDPRLGSVLTRCLAKTAADRPGLDELAREFEAVLPQPEPGALPRVPRREEVAAAATEIHLESGADPAPTPHPARRRLRPLWAVTGTVGVLVLGLTAYLLGPGQARTGDAATPAPSPTSRWTPPPSGWKPWQTTLFATAAAGARRSLPAKDGDNGGAPSCQGHGDDVYCGGAGVLPVRLDGRTGRTVWRAGIAPATTVRDRYYAGILGVRDGTVLVQQTVFSGEPVVDPIDLVALDADTGERLWTRRVGSTDIDSAVIGDLVLTAAPDGRTLTARSLRTGAERWSLPLPVGHHCVFTSAGAGTYAHCRPVTRDAKAANTESRVLVVDRADGSARTVKVPLGSVLLGVKQGDLVLVREDTEHTDGAPGSDPVYDTTLLVDLETGTRVTTKPGRNGRGRAALAGGVLVYTRSGGQVTAVSPHTGELLWRTRTSLERPGEPAYDAATSTLYLVSDTGRVAALDRVKGTLLWETLPRTTPTWSVQGTPWASPRAGALVVAVADGTVFSLDPAHPDREPAASG, via the coding sequence GTGCCGCTGCGCAGCGACGACCCCGGATCGGTCGGCGGGTACAAGGTGGTCGACCGGCTCGGCACCGGCGGCATGGGCGTCGTCTACCGGGCGAGATCCCGCTCCGGGCGCGAGGTCGCCGTGAAGGTGGTGCACGCCCAGTACGCGCAGGACCCCGTCTTCCGCAGCCGGTTCCGCCAGGAGATCGAGGCCGTCCGCAAGGTCAGCGGCGCCTTCACCGCGGCGGTCGTGGACGCCGACCCGGACGCGGAGCGCCCCTGGATGGCGACCCAGTACGTGCCCGGCCGCTCGCTCGCCCAGCGGATCCGCGACCACGGCCCGCTCCGTCACACCGAACTGCGCCCCTTGGCCCTGGGGTTGGTGGAGGCGTTGCGGGAGATCCACCGGGCCGGCGTGGTGCACCGGGACCTGAAGCCGGCCAACGTGCTGATGGCGGACGACGGCCCCCGGGTCATCGACTTCGGCATCTCGCGCGCCGCGGACAACCTCTCCCTGACCGAGACCGGCCAGATGATCGGCACCCCGCCGTTCATGTCCCCGGAACAGCTCACCGACGCCCGTACGGCGGGCCCCGCCTCGGACGTGTTCTCGCTGGGGACGCTGCTGGTGTACGCCCTCACCGGGCGGGGGCCCTTCGACGCGGACAGCCCCTATCTGACGGCCTACCAGGTGATGAACGACGAACCCGTGCTGGACGGGGTGGACCCGCGGCTGGGCTCCGTACTGACGCGCTGTCTGGCCAAGACGGCCGCCGACCGGCCCGGACTCGACGAACTGGCGCGGGAGTTCGAGGCCGTCCTGCCGCAGCCGGAGCCGGGTGCCCTGCCGAGGGTGCCCCGGCGCGAGGAGGTCGCGGCCGCCGCCACCGAGATCCACCTGGAGAGCGGCGCGGACCCGGCACCCACCCCGCACCCCGCCCGCCGCCGTCTCCGCCCCCTGTGGGCCGTGACCGGCACCGTCGGCGTACTGGTCCTCGGACTGACCGCCTACCTGCTGGGGCCCGGCCAGGCGCGCACCGGTGACGCGGCGACGCCCGCGCCGTCCCCGACCTCCCGCTGGACGCCGCCGCCCAGTGGCTGGAAACCCTGGCAGACGACGCTGTTCGCGACGGCGGCGGCGGGCGCACGGCGGTCACTGCCCGCGAAGGACGGCGACAACGGCGGTGCTCCCTCCTGCCAGGGGCACGGGGACGACGTCTACTGCGGGGGCGCGGGAGTCCTCCCCGTCCGCCTCGACGGCCGGACCGGCAGGACGGTCTGGCGGGCGGGCATCGCGCCGGCGACCACCGTGCGGGACCGGTACTACGCAGGCATCCTCGGTGTCCGGGACGGCACGGTCCTCGTGCAGCAGACCGTCTTCAGCGGCGAACCCGTCGTGGACCCCATCGATCTCGTCGCCCTCGACGCGGACACCGGCGAGCGGCTGTGGACCCGCCGGGTGGGCAGCACCGACATCGACTCGGCAGTGATCGGCGACCTCGTCCTCACCGCCGCACCCGACGGCCGGACGCTCACGGCCCGTTCCTTGCGCACGGGCGCCGAGCGCTGGTCCCTGCCGTTGCCCGTCGGCCACCACTGCGTGTTCACGTCGGCCGGAGCGGGCACGTACGCGCACTGCCGTCCGGTGACCCGGGACGCCAAGGCGGCGAACACGGAGTCCCGGGTCCTGGTCGTGGACCGCGCCGACGGCTCGGCCAGGACCGTGAAGGTGCCGCTGGGCAGCGTCCTCCTCGGCGTGAAGCAGGGAGATCTGGTCCTGGTCAGGGAGGACACCGAGCACACCGACGGGGCCCCCGGCAGCGACCCGGTATACGACACGACCCTGCTCGTGGACCTGGAGACCGGGACCCGTGTGACGACGAAGCCGGGCCGGAACGGGCGGGGCCGGGCGGCCCTGGCGGGCGGCGTGCTGGTCTACACCCGGTCGGGCGGCCAGGTGACCGCCGTGTCACCGCACACGGGCGAGCTGCTGTGGCGGACCCGAACCAGTCTGGAACGGCCGGGCGAGCCCGCGTACGACGCCGCGACGAGCACCCTCTACCTGGTCAGCGACACCGGCAGGGTCGCGGCGCTCGACAGGGTCAAGGGCACCCTGCTGTGGGAGACGCTGCCCAGGACCACGCCGACCTGGTCCGTCCAGGGCACTCCCTGGGCGAGCCCCCGGGCGGGAGCGCTGGTCGTGGCCGTCGCCGACGGCACGGTCTTCTCCCTCGACCCCGCCCACCCCGACCGCGAACCCGCCGCGTCGGGGTGA